Part of the Prionailurus bengalensis isolate Pbe53 chromosome B3, Fcat_Pben_1.1_paternal_pri, whole genome shotgun sequence genome is shown below.
AAGctgttgatttgatttttaaattcgcACTTaactaaaactttttaaactgGCATGTTGTAGTCTGTTGTGTGGGatatttctttgaatatgttcatatatttaaaCCACAAAGAAGCAAGATTATGCTATCATTTGTGCGAAGATGTGCATACCTAAACCCAACGAGAAGCATAAAACTCTAAAAACAGTTTTCTGCAACCAACATGCCATTGACGCACACTCCCAGCTTCATAATTACTGCgaagtttttcttctgttttcatttttaatctgaaAACTTGGGGGGCATCTTCTACATTCAGACAgctgtttttagttattttgagacgTGAATCTTCACTATAATATATTAGCGCACATCTTCAAGTTCATTGGGTTCTGACATGACACTGGTCTTTAGTATGCAGTAGAGATGTTCTAATACTAAGTAGACCCATTGACAAAGCTTATGAAGGATCCACTAGAGGGCAGCAAAGTgcaaaccaaattaaaatttgCCAACAGAAAGGCTGATGCATAAAAAAAACATTGTGTTGCAAATAAGATTTtgtacatgcaaaaaaaatcaaattagttCAGCGtggtaaaataatttatatgcaaATGTGTCTCCTTCCTTGGAAGTAGTGGTCCAAAGACTCATTAGGTtgaaaagcaaaatgagaatagaagtGGTCCTAGTCCCACCTCTTGCACTGATTATGTGATTTGGGACAATCTACAGTCTGCCTTTCTGGTCCTATTCTGTAATACCTGGGTTTGcacaaaataattcttaaaattcttttcaactCTAAAGTCCCATGGTTTTATGgtttatgattatattttagtcatttaaaagTCTTTGCTGATTAGGCTCTTAACATTGTTTGACCATCATAACTTTATATTAGTGGAAATTCTGCTTGAAAATACCATTATATCATGGAAAATTTACATTCCTGAAGTGTGTTGATGTTACCTTAATAAAATGACACTTCTGCCCCAAACTCTTACTTGTATATAATCTAGTGACAATAGTGATTGCAATGTTTTCTGGAATAAGGTTTTGTTATTTAAACCATCAGTgcaatctgggttttttttttttaagtttatttatttattttgaaagaaagagcaggggaggggcagagagagggggagagagagaatcccaagcaggctccacgctgtcatcatggagcccaatcaaacctgagctgaaaccaagggttggatgattaaccaactgtttcacccaggtgccctgtttgtattttaaaaaaaggcaggggcacctgggtggctcagttggttgagcgtccaactttggctcagatcatgatcttgcagtttgcgagtttgagccccatgtggggctctgtgcttacagctcagagcctggatcctgcttcggattctatgtctccctctctccctgcccctccctgctcttgctctctctctctctcaaaagtaaataaacatttttttttaaacaacaaaataaagtccCACAATGATATATTTGGATGTatgcataagaaagaaagaaatatgcttGTTTGGCAGTGaatatgagcaagggaggaaaatCATCCTTTAATACATAACAAACCTATTATGATTATCAGAAGCCAGAGGTAGAACACTATCACAGGTAAATTCTAGACTCCCTCTCCTAGCACATTAGCTCAGCTGGGGCCAATTAGGctagcctccccccccccccccccctcgcttTTCTACTACTCTGAGGCTAGTTAGCATCTTTCTCAGACAGAGCCTTGGCCATTAGCATGACATAATAAATTACTCATTTCAACCAATTTGCTTTTCCACTAGGGGGTGAGAATGTGAAGAGACCCCAGACTCAGAATCAAAGATTTCAGATGTAAGTTGCAGCCCCACAATAGTAATGTGATGAACCCTTCAGATGCTGGTATTATTCCCAGAAAGTAATAAGTAAAACACTGATTGCCTCAGTGCAAATCCCGACTCTGCTCTATTTTTTGTGCCTcagtatcttcatctgtaaaatggggacaaatgTGCCTGTCTTTTAGGTTTGGTTTTAAGAATTAAACAAGTTAATACTTgcaaaactattattattttaacttggAAAGTTAaaatggcttcatttttttccagtgctTTTCCAGCAAGATGTAGCTAAAAGTATCAGGTTGGagttttttattaataattcactgttgaccttgagcaagttacttcacctctcttgGCCCCAATTTTTCACCAGGGTCTTAAACAATGCTGCAAAAGTAATACACGCTCTAAGATGGTCTCAGTGGATGTTGTGAAATAAACTTCAATATGAGGAGGTTGGAGCAAATAGACCACCAGGATACCCTCTAGTTTTAAGACTTCCTGTGATTCATTATCTCCCAATAGGTCCGTGGGGAACATGAAATGCAATTGTGTGTCCATACAGGGAAACGCTACTGCAGAACGCCATACCATTTGCTGAAGCGAATTTTgaagatatttacccaaaatactACATCCTTTATTATAACTAATCCAGCAACATATGCGCCCCTATTGGACTAACCAAAGGCGTGAGTAGAAGAATAAATACACTTTCATTTTGTCCAAAGCGGCTGTCGGTGTCCGAGTTGCCAGCGGTCCGAGGGCGCCCCGAGGGGGCGGTCTGAGCCCCGGGCGCCCTCAGGGCAGCAGCAGGGAGCCCAGCAGCAGCTCGCCCTGGCCCAGCGGGCGGCCCCGCTCCAGGCCGCGACCCCGCTGCTCCGCCTTGACGCGCACGGCTAGGCGGCGCACCTGCTCCTCCGAGAGCCCGTCCAAGCACACGTCCTGGTGGAAGGCGGCCTTGCGGCTCCGCCGGACCACGGCGCTGCGCTGCGAGCGCGGCTGGCCCGGCGGCCGCAGGACGAAGCTGACGCGGCAGCCGACGGCGGGGGGGTCGGCGGCTCCCGCGGCCAGGCCCTCGGTGCCCAGCAGCCGGACGCGGAGCCGCCCGTTGGCCCGACTGTACTCGGCGGCCAGGCGCAGGGCGCCCCCGGCGCGGCCCAGGGCCACGGTGCCCTCGGCTTCCAGGCGCTCGGGACGCGGGCCGGGGCAGGGCGGCTGCGGCGGGGACGCGGAGGGAGCCTGGGAAGGGGGCCCCGAGACGGCGCCGCgctcctcgtcctcgtcctcgtcgCCGTCCCCGCTGGACACGGAGCGGGCGCGGACCAGGCCTCGGCTCGTCCGGGCCCGCAGCGCGCGGGTCAGCAGCCGTTCGGGGGCGCGCAGGaggcggcgggcgcggggcggcggggcgggcgcgtCCGGGGTGGGGCGGAGGCCCGCGGGGAGCGCGGGGAGCGCGGGAGCGGAGGCCGGAGCCGAGTCCCGGGGCACGAGCGGGGCGGCTGCAGGGCCCCCGAGGAAGAGCGACTCCTTGCGGCGGGTGTGCGGGCTCTCGAGCAGCGCGCAGAAGCCGTAGGCGGTGAGCGCGCGGGGCAGGTGCGGCAGCGATAGGGCTGCCTGCGAGCGCGGGTCCCAGTCCGTGTGCGCCGCGCTGTAGTCTATTTCTGCTGCTTCGCTCCAGGAAACCCGAAGTGCAGCCAGGGCCGTGCAGGACGCGAGTCGTGGGGGGATGCAGAACTCGGGGATGCGGTCCGGGGTGAGCACGTTTGCACACGCGGCGGGAGTGAGGGCCGGGACTTGGTGCGCCCGACCTTGAAGAATCCCTTGCCTGCGCTCAGGACCAAAGCGGAGCCTCTCCAGGCACCACATAAGGACGCGGGTACGGGAACCGGAGCAACCTTGCGCTGGTGCTGCTCGGCTTGCACTTCGCAAGGGTACCCTAGTCAGAGGGAGCCCTGCGAGGCGCAGCAATTCCCGTGTCTTGTTTTCTACTTTAGGGGTGCTTTCTCCTGCCTCCGTGGGACAAGGCACACTGCCACTCAGGCTATTGCAAGCTGTGTTTCAATGACTGCAAAACAATCGTTCTTCTCTCGTCTCTAGTAGTCATGTACACTTCGGGGCTTGTTGATTTAATCTCGATCCTCCTTCGCTGGCCTAAGGCGGAGATTATCAAAATGTTGGCTTCCAACTTTGGTCGCGCTGTCGTCAATGCCAAGAGGCGCTTTGCTTGTGCAATCCCCTCCCGAATCCTTGGATTATTGCACTCTAGTCCTCAGCGagaattaaaacaattattatcCCCTCTAGGACTCACGGCTTGCGGCTAGGCGAGTTAAACAAGGATGCGTGGAACCCTCTTAGCGTAGCTGGAGTCCGGTGTCTGACGGTTGTCCGCACGGTTCTGCCAGAGGCACCGAGCCAGAGAGTAGCGCCACCTCCGGTAGGTTCAAAGCGTGCGAGGCGGGATTCAGCACCGCGGTTCTAGGACAGCCGGTCTGAACTTTTATACCCGGGGGCCCTGAGCGCTGGCCAATGGGCGGGCGCGAGAGGTCCTGCTCTGTAACCTGACGCCCCGCCTTCAGCTCTGCCAGGAGGATAGGTCGACTGCGCAAATTTCAAGACTTGAGTTCCTTCCCTTCCCCGCGTCTGGTGGGGGTGCTATTCTCAGGAACCCTTAACAGGTTTCTGTTTCCTCACGTGCAGAAAGGAATGCATGTTTACTATATAGAGAGTCATTAGGAGGATTGGCCCACATATGAATGTGAATGCACCCATCACTAAAAGAAGATAAGAGTCgtgtttttcttgttcttaccTAATATCATCCCCATCCCCCAAAGCCAGCCTTCGGAATGTCTTACCTGCTTTCTGGTTTTCAGtcttgattttaaaagtatttcccCTGTTAATTATAAGCCACTCTGGGCACAGGAACCTTATGGGATGCTGAAAATAATTCTTATCTTGATTGATCTGGGTGAGGTTACATAGGTGTTTacgtatgttaaaaaaaaatctcttggaaTACAATTAAGCTTGCTTATAAGATTGTGTGTATcttataccttaattaaaaaaaaatcacaactcacTTCTTAAGCCATTGGTGCTGATTTTTGCTTGGGAAAATATACTCCTGCATATAATTGTGCTGTTGGAACATTCCTTTGAAGGCACACAACCACCTCTGGCCTTTCCAGGCTGTACCCACCTGGGAtactctttttcttccatttgaaaaCTGACCTGTGTTCATTCTGTAAGAGAACTGCTTCCAACTAGCTCAGATTAAAAGAGATCTGAAGCATTTGGTTCAGCATTTGAGTGTATGCTATTTCTACTTAAGACACTGCCTTGGTAGTTAATAGCTTttacaaataatgttaaataattaaacaaaatattgttCAGTGAATTGAATCCATCCAAAGGCGGTTGTAGGATGGGGCATGTGCATTTTGTTTCCAGCATATACATGCACAACACTGTGCTTGATGATTAATATATAGTCTCTAGAATTGTCATACAAACCTGTAAATTGGTGATTATTCCTAGTAACTTATCAAGTTCGCATAGTGATGGGAAATTGAGGAAATAATACACATTAGTGGGCATAAATGAGTTGCTTTGGGAATTAAATGAAtgtaataatgtaaaatatttagcattgTGCCTAGAACGTGGTAAGTGCTAAATGCACAGAAGTGGTGattattaggggtgcctgggtggttcagttggcccaggtcatgaatgatcttgtggctcgtgagttcaagccctgagtcaggctctgtgctgatagctcagagcctggagcctacttcggattctgtgtctccctctctctctctctctgccccttccctgctcatgcactctctctctctctctctctctctctctctctctctctctctctcaaatataaataaacatttaaaaatttttaaaagaagtggtgattattaaaaataataaaaatagaagagaggtggggcgcctgggtggctcagtcgtttaagtgtctgacttcagcacaggtcataatcttgcggttcgAGCTcagtgtaaggctctgtgctgagagctcagagcctggagcctgcttcaagttctgtgtctccttctctgtctgcccgtcccccacttgcacttggtctctctctctctctcaaaaatagataaacattaaacatttttttttaaatagaagagagGTTGAGTGCCATGGTTGAGAAAACTGGGTCTGAAGTCAGATCTTGTTTTGATTATAGAATGGCTCCTTATCATGTCAACTGAGCAAGTTATTTAGCCTTTCTAAGCTGGTATCAAATGTACAATAGTAGGTGGAACCTTTGAGAGGTAATGAAATTAATTACGGCATAAAAGAGACCCAtgaggtattgaggagggcaccttttgggatgagcactgggtgttgtatggaaaccgatttgtcaataaatttcataaaaaaaaaaaaagagagacccaTGAGAGCTCCCTCACCCTTTCTGATAATAGTTTGTACCTGTAGGGTTGTCATAATATGTCATGCATAATAAGATCATGCATACGAAGAGGTTAGCTTGCAGCCTGACCTATATGATgtctgattttatatttgttgttATTATAGAAGAGAACAAATGCTCGTTAGTTCATTTATTCGTTCAAagcaatatttactgaatgcttctTGGATTTCGGCCACCATACTAGGCAGGTGGATCCAGGCTGTACAAGATCACATCAGCTATAGACGTCTATCAGAGGAGCAATGATGAAATATTTGAATTCTGTCTAGCTGAGGCAGGAGTGAGAAGAAACTATTCAACAGGATTTATATACTTAATCTTGGTAGCGGGGCAGTGTTGGTGGGTCGCTGGCCTTGCCATGCCCTTGACTAGCTACTCTTTGTCTCTGTATCCTCTCGATGCCTGGCCAAAATTTTGGGGGGCCGTGCTAAATCTATGGGAGAATGATTGCTGAATTATATACTTGAGGGTCACATGCATATGTTTGGACTCAACTTTTCCCAGGAGACAAGAGGCTGTTAGCTCTGCAAGTGAGAGCCCAGAGAGTCCTTGGTTAAAATGGTGAGGCTCCCAATCTGAGAAGTTAAGCAAAGCTGTGTTGtagtgggagaaaggaaaaaagcacCAGAGAATGAGAAATGATTTAGAGGCGAAGAAATACAGACTTTGGAGTAAATCTGTCCTAGGTTGAAATCTGTTATGCAACTTTTTAGCTATGGGACAGTGGGCAAATTAATTAACCTCTTCGAGTCTAAGTTGCAAAGTGAGGGTAACAATATCTACCATACGAGGCTGTCAAATGAGGGGTTTGGGTTAgccatatttgttttgttttcctctggctCTCAAATTTCTCCAATTCACTCCAGTGCTTTCTGACAGATAATCTTCCTAACTTTTCTCACAGTCCATGGTGTTAGGTTATTCTCTAGCTTTCTCCTCCATCTTTCCCCCCCAAATCCTTTTTGCTTTTCTCAATGAAAGGTTAGCAAATAGCATGTGGGTATGAGGCAATGTGAAgtgagaatttatttttcagtttttaagcaAGAATTGTTAATTTTTCACAAGTATTCCTAATtttgacttctgttttttttatttgtttttttaagagagagagagagagagttctagagtgagccggggagaggggggaggggagagggagagagagagaaccttaagtaggctccatgctcagcatggatccccactgggggcttgatcccatgaccctcagatcatgacctgagccgaaatcaagagtaagatgctcaacctactgagccacccaggtgcccctgactttaatttttttaagtttacttatttattttgagagagagaatgaaagagcaCATGACAGccagtgggagacagagagacggagggagggagggagggagggagagagagagagagagagagagagagagagagagagagagaatcccaagcaagctccatgcagGCAGTCAGCCAGGAACCCaccatggggctccatctcacaaaccatcagccgagatcaagagtgggacacttaaccaactgagccacctaggcaccccatccctgactttcatttttttaaatttattttttaattaaatataatttattgtcaaattggttcctatacgacacccagtgctcatcccaacaggtgccctcctcaatgccgatcacccactttcccctcaccccccatcaaccctcagtttgttctaagtatttaagagtctcttatggtttgcctccctccctctctgtaacttttttttttctccttcccctccccatggccttctgttaagtttctcaggatccacatatgagtgaaaacatatggtatctgtcttactgtgccttatttcacttagcatgatacccttcagttccatccatgttgctacaaaaggccagatttcattctttctcattgccaagtagtattccattgtatatataaaccacatcatttttatccattcgtcagttgatatttaggctctttccataatttggctgttgttgaaagcactgctataaacattggggtacaagtgcccctatgcatcagcactcctgtatcccttggataaattcctagcagtgctattgctgggtcatggggtagatctatttttaattttttgaggaacctccacactgttttccagagcagctgcacagtttgcattcccaccaacagtgcaagagggttcccatttctccacatcctcgccagcatctatagtcccctgatttgttcattttagccactctgactggcgtgaggtggtatctcagtgtggttttgatttgtatttccctgatgagaagtgacgttgagcatcttatcatgtgcctgttggccatctggatgtcttcttagaAAAGTCTGACTTTCGTTTTTAACAGAAATTACTCACCTGTCATTTTGCTCACCTATTTTTATAGCTCAATCCCACATTGCCATTTACTTTTGCAATTGCCTTTGTTGTCTGCGTTATTCTTAAGCCAGAATGAAGGTAAGAACTATAATTACTACAGTGTTCGTTATCTTTAAACCTCTGTATCCAAATTCCTTTGGGTGGAGTGCTATACATCAGAGTGCTAATGgtgtttctttacatttgtttgttttggattaGGACTGTAAATATCTGATTTCTTCAAGAAGTATGTATGATTTGGGACATTACTGTATGCACATAATCAAACcttcaaaacacattttaaaaggaaaatattaaaatttaaagactttttataTTATATGGTAATAGCATTATTTATACTGCCAATTTTGAGCTGAATTTTCCACTCTgaggttttctattctttcattaaCGTTTCAAAGTAAGATCTCTGAGAATTACTACCAGCCTAGCAGTTATTTAACTATAATTATTGAAAGACAAAAGGGTGGCAATGTTCGGGGAGCTAAAGGAAATTAATACCTGCTGTGTAATTTGGGGTAAATTGTTTAATATCCCtgactttaattttcttgtaAAATGGGGCCAAAGCTACTACCTGCATTTTACTTatctcacagattttttttttaaggttacgTGAAAACTTCCTCATAATTCATGATAGTTCATGAATTATCACTgattattaataaaatggaataagaCATATAAAAGCACACACATTCTTTCAAAAGTGTAAAGTACCATAGAAGTGCAAGGAATTATTATTATACAAGGATTAATACTGCCCACTTCTCCCAGCAGATTAAGCTTTCTGTTCCATTTGCTTGACCCCACTATTCTGCCTGTGGCATCTTCCCTGTCATCTTGCACTGTGATTCATAAATGCTTACATTGTTTGCTTCTTAACCGTTCTATGGTGCATACCTATTCCAACCGGAACATAATATTGTTTACTTGCTTTCCCCTCAGTGCATAGTTGGTGCGAGTGTACAAGGGGAGAGGGATTGTTGGAGGAAGTTGTGTGGACTAGAAATATCTTGGGGACAGATGGAGGAGGGCGTTCTGAACACTGGAAACTTATTGGGTATTTTTGAGCAGGTTACTAACTTGAGTTCACCTGTGCTTTGGGAAACTCGCTCTGGTGGCAGTGTGTAgatggagagggggaaaaaacggAGGCCAGTTAGGAGGTGATTGCGTGCTCCAGGTGAGATTGAAGAATTTAGGCAATGTGGCAAAGGCAGAATAGAGCGGTTTGGCTTTTAATTGGTTGCAGATGGTGAAGGAAAGAAGTGCAAAGTGCCTCCTAGGTATTTGGTCAGGGTGACTGAGCAAGGAGAACTAAATGGTTAAGGATTAATTTTCTGTGTGTAGGAGTGGAGAATGGAAGTGGGCACTGATAGTACTGGTTAGTATTCGTTCTTCCTTTTACATCCATTTTACATAATACTAATTGTagtcattttgattttgattttcttctccaatggattttgattttaatacgtgatttttctttttgatcctgtcttagtccattcaggctgctataataaaataccatatagACTGTGTGGTTTAAAGACAatgcaaatttatttctcacagttctgaagaatggaagtctaagatcaaggtgccaggaGATTAAAACTCTGGTGTGGACCACTTCCTGGTTTATAGGCGGCcatctttttgctgtgtcttcacatggcagaaggggtgtggaagctctctggggtctttttttggggggggggtctttttttattttgagagagagagagagagagagagagagagagagagagagagagagagaaagatgggggagggacagagagagagagagagagagggagggaaagaatcccaagcaggctcctatcagcacagagcccgaagcagggctcaaacccacgaaccatgagatcatgacctgagtcgaaatcaagactcagacgcttaatcgactgagccacccctaggTGCCCCATGCGGCTGGGTGGGGGCTGTGTCTtttttataagggtactaattCCACTCATGAGGAGTCTTCTTAATTACATAATGACCTAATCACCACCCTAAGGCCCCACCTCtcaataccatcacattgggggttaggatttcaacatgaatttagAGTGGGGACACAAGTATTCAGTTGACAGTTGTTTAGGAACAATTCATACATAGTTTTTCAAACATTATGCATAGCAAAACAGTTAATAAATGCTTATGACTACAAATCATCTTAGCAtttcttaggtttatttctgTTCACTGTATCTCAACAgctttttgaagtatattttagaaaatgccCAGGTTCCTAAAGAGAACTGGTTTGTCAATGGgtggttaaattttatttaaaagaattttttttttaacgtttatttatttttgagacagagagagacagagcatgaacggggaaggggcagagagagagggagacacagaatcggaagcaggctccaggctctgagctgtcagcacagagcttgacacggggctcgaactcacaaactgcaagatcatgacttgagctgaagtcggacgcttaaccgattgagccacccaggcgccccaaattttattAAGGTACAGAGTCCTTGCATTATAAAAGCCCCACTTTCCATGTCTTTGCCACACTAGACACAGTTCAATGGTAGTATGGAAGAAAAAGACATACTAACCCATAGCTAACCCATACTTACTGAAAACGAGAAAGATAAGAACAAAATGCATGTTCGGTAGCCATTTTATCTTTCATCCTACGATGGCGTTCTGTTCACCCTCTTTccacttttaaataattaaagatttccacgggcctgggtggctcagtcggttgagcttccaccttctgctcaggtcatgatgtccttgttggtgagtttaagccccgcatagggctg
Proteins encoded:
- the LOC122468560 gene encoding C2 calcium-dependent domain-containing protein 4A-like, whose product is MWCLERLRFGPERRQGILQGRAHQVPALTPAACANVLTPDRIPEFCIPPRLASCTALAALRVSWSEAAEIDYSAAHTDWDPRSQAALSLPHLPRALTAYGFCALLESPHTRRKESLFLGGPAAAPLVPRDSAPASAPALPALPAGLRPTPDAPAPPPRARRLLRAPERLLTRALRARTSRGLVRARSVSSGDGDEDEDEERGAVSGPPSQAPSASPPQPPCPGPRPERLEAEGTVALGRAGGALRLAAEYSRANGRLRVRLLGTEGLAAGAADPPAVGCRVSFVLRPPGQPRSQRSAVVRRSRKAAFHQDVCLDGLSEEQVRRLAVRVKAEQRGRGLERGRPLGQGELLLGSLLLP